The proteins below are encoded in one region of Ereboglobus luteus:
- a CDS encoding M14 family zinc carboxypeptidase — protein sequence MKKHILSSLLAVLLIAGSTAAASAAEKTKVEIDAGFPGGNIIVVDAGESVVQLKQDLRDTKGRWFYWSFRVRGAQGKTLEFQFDDKIISYLGPAISKDGGKTWTWLYNKTGNLPYSAVSSAFKYTFGKDDTEVFFSLSPNYTEKELNAFLEKHKTNPALKIGTLCKTTKGRNAELLRVAGQNPKSGFKVALTARHHACETMASYALEGIVDTILSDTPDGRWLREHADFLIVPFMDKDGVEDGDQGKNRKPHDHNRDYAKEIHPTVRAFKKQVSEWIDGRPAVLFDMHCPSEKGKTLFFFTEAAELNKKISDNVNRYCSILEAERKSPLYYKKSHNRIAKNSKNPALVKCNTWFMTLPETIAAMTLEIPYALAADIGATDGAAVTADRARLFGKDMAKALRIFLETQP from the coding sequence ATGAAAAAACACATCCTGTCATCACTCCTTGCTGTTCTTTTGATTGCCGGTTCCACCGCCGCCGCGTCCGCAGCTGAAAAAACAAAAGTCGAAATCGATGCCGGTTTTCCGGGTGGCAACATCATCGTAGTCGATGCCGGCGAGAGCGTCGTGCAACTGAAACAGGACTTGCGCGACACCAAGGGCAGATGGTTCTACTGGTCGTTCCGCGTCCGGGGCGCGCAGGGCAAAACGCTGGAGTTCCAGTTCGACGACAAAATCATCAGCTACCTCGGCCCGGCGATCAGCAAGGACGGCGGAAAAACATGGACATGGCTTTACAACAAAACCGGCAACCTCCCTTACTCAGCCGTCTCCTCCGCTTTCAAATACACATTCGGCAAGGATGACACGGAGGTGTTTTTCAGCCTCAGCCCCAATTACACCGAAAAGGAACTCAACGCCTTCCTCGAAAAGCACAAAACAAACCCCGCGTTGAAAATCGGCACGCTCTGCAAAACAACCAAGGGCAGAAACGCCGAGTTGCTCCGCGTCGCCGGGCAAAACCCAAAGAGCGGCTTCAAAGTTGCGCTCACAGCAAGACACCACGCCTGCGAGACGATGGCCAGCTACGCCCTTGAGGGCATCGTTGACACCATCCTTTCCGACACCCCCGACGGCCGCTGGCTGCGCGAACACGCCGACTTCCTCATCGTGCCGTTCATGGACAAGGACGGTGTCGAAGACGGCGACCAGGGCAAGAATCGCAAACCCCACGACCACAACCGCGACTACGCCAAGGAAATTCACCCGACCGTCCGCGCCTTCAAGAAACAAGTTTCCGAATGGATTGACGGGCGCCCCGCGGTTCTCTTCGACATGCACTGCCCCAGTGAAAAAGGCAAAACCCTCTTCTTCTTCACCGAGGCCGCCGAGTTGAACAAAAAGATTTCGGACAATGTGAACCGTTATTGCTCCATACTTGAGGCGGAAAGAAAAAGCCCGCTCTACTACAAAAAATCCCACAACCGGATAGCCAAAAACTCAAAGAACCCCGCCTTGGTGAAATGCAACACCTGGTTCATGACCCTGCCCGAAACGATCGCCGCCATGACATTGGAGATACCCTACGCCCTCGCCGCGGACATCGGCGCAACGGACGGCGCCGCCGTGACAGCGGATCGCGCGCGTCTGTTCGGAAAAGACATGGCGAAGGCGCTCCGTATCTTCCTCGAAACCCAGCCATGA
- a CDS encoding aldehyde dehydrogenase family protein, translating to MKHITQHYINGHFVESRGTETIDLINPANKRVIGRVLLGNEEDARDAVRAAKKSFEAFSRTSVSERAEMLQRLHDAVLAREADHVAARTEEYGGVPLHNKFSIRGAAKVFLNMKKTLENYSFSKRLGPSVVTMKPIGVAGLITPWNSAIFMVCNKLAPAIAAGCATVVKPSELSTIQTRILAECVHDAGLPAGVINMVNGRGNVVGTELTRNPDVAKISFTGSTSTGKTVMCEAAATIKRVTLELGGKSPHIVLDDADADKAAVFALEAVFRNNGQACIAGSRLLIPAHRLEEMKAALLRALPAWKVGNPNQADTVIGPLVNEIQYNRVQEYIRKGITEGAKLLAGGEGHPNGLDAGWFAKPTIFTNVNNDMTIAREEIFGPVLCVITYKTEDDAVRIANDTIYGLQGWISTSNSEHGREIAGRIEAGAVMVNESFDLLDEAGIPAGGVKQSGVGREFGIYGLEEYLEPQAVFAR from the coding sequence ATGAAACACATCACACAGCACTATATCAACGGACACTTCGTGGAATCACGCGGAACGGAAACGATAGATTTAATCAATCCCGCGAACAAACGCGTCATCGGGCGGGTTTTGCTTGGAAACGAGGAAGACGCGCGCGACGCCGTGCGAGCTGCGAAGAAATCCTTCGAGGCGTTTTCGCGGACATCCGTTTCCGAGCGCGCCGAAATGTTGCAACGCCTGCACGACGCGGTTTTGGCGCGCGAGGCGGATCACGTCGCGGCCAGAACCGAGGAATATGGAGGTGTGCCGTTGCATAATAAATTTTCCATTCGTGGAGCGGCCAAAGTTTTTTTGAACATGAAAAAGACGCTGGAAAATTATTCGTTTTCAAAACGACTGGGACCTTCCGTTGTGACCATGAAACCTATTGGCGTGGCCGGCCTGATCACGCCGTGGAACTCGGCGATTTTTATGGTGTGCAACAAACTCGCGCCAGCCATTGCCGCCGGATGCGCGACCGTGGTGAAGCCGAGCGAACTCAGCACAATTCAAACGCGGATTCTCGCCGAGTGCGTTCATGATGCCGGACTGCCCGCCGGAGTCATCAACATGGTGAACGGGCGCGGAAATGTTGTCGGGACTGAACTAACGCGAAATCCAGATGTGGCAAAAATTTCGTTCACCGGTTCGACCAGCACGGGAAAAACTGTCATGTGCGAGGCGGCGGCAACCATCAAGCGCGTGACACTGGAATTGGGAGGCAAATCGCCGCACATCGTCCTCGACGACGCGGACGCCGACAAGGCCGCCGTCTTTGCACTCGAGGCGGTTTTTCGCAATAACGGACAAGCCTGCATTGCCGGCAGCCGCCTGCTTATTCCCGCGCATCGTTTGGAGGAAATGAAAGCCGCGCTTCTGCGCGCGCTGCCCGCATGGAAAGTTGGAAATCCCAATCAAGCGGACACCGTCATCGGCCCGCTAGTGAACGAAATACAATACAATCGCGTGCAAGAATACATTCGCAAAGGCATCACGGAAGGCGCGAAATTGCTGGCGGGTGGCGAGGGCCATCCGAACGGCTTGGACGCCGGCTGGTTTGCGAAGCCGACGATATTCACCAACGTTAACAACGACATGACCATTGCGCGCGAGGAAATTTTCGGCCCCGTGCTTTGCGTGATTACATATAAGACGGAAGACGACGCCGTCCGCATCGCCAACGACACAATTTACGGACTTCAAGGATGGATAAGCACATCCAATTCGGAACATGGTAGAGAAATCGCCGGACGCATTGAGGCCGGCGCCGTGATGGTCAACGAGAGTTTCGATTTGCTCGACGAAGCGGGCATCCCCGCAGGCGGTGTCAAGCAATCCGGAGTCGGCAGGGAGTTCGGGATTTACGGACTTGAAGAATACTTGGAGCCGCAAGCCGTGTTCGCCCGTTGA